The following are from one region of the Polaribacter marinaquae genome:
- a CDS encoding methylmalonyl-CoA mutase subunit beta gives MSKFLFSEFEETSPSAWKQKIQVDLKGADYNDTLLYTTNEGITVKPFYTKEDRTNLKVAATQKASYNICQTILIVDDKEANDLAIDALKRGANSIQFIAHKRFDYKTVLNQINFNESIVYFKVIFLDADFIIEIDKFINHKNCFFQIDILGNLAEAGNWYISLKEDAQKIEDIIATVDNSISISGDLYENAGANIVQQLAYMLAHATEYIHVFGDKVASKLHFEISVGTNYFHEIAKLRAFKLLWKSLLTQFKLEEKEAHIFAKPTLRNKTIYDYNVNMLRTTSECMSAILGGATTISNVSYDEIFAVKNEFGERVSRNQLLILKEESGFENANDFANGSYYIDSLTEQMAEKALAIFKQIEKGGGFLKQLKEGVIQRKLKESASKEETQFLNNELILLGTNLQPNKDNLMHDKLVLDPFLKQRNIKTLFPPINRKRLSEKLEQQRLKEEKEGE, from the coding sequence ATGAGTAAATTTTTGTTTAGTGAATTCGAAGAAACATCTCCTTCTGCTTGGAAACAAAAAATTCAAGTAGATTTAAAAGGTGCAGATTATAATGACACCTTACTTTACACTACCAACGAAGGCATAACTGTAAAACCTTTTTACACAAAAGAAGATAGAACAAACCTTAAAGTTGCTGCAACACAAAAAGCTTCTTACAACATATGCCAAACAATACTAATTGTAGACGATAAAGAAGCAAACGATTTAGCTATTGACGCTTTAAAAAGAGGTGCTAATTCAATTCAATTTATTGCTCACAAAAGATTTGATTACAAAACAGTATTAAATCAAATTAATTTTAATGAGAGCATTGTTTACTTTAAAGTTATTTTTTTAGATGCAGATTTTATTATAGAAATTGATAAATTCATCAACCATAAAAATTGTTTTTTTCAAATTGATATTTTAGGAAATCTAGCTGAAGCTGGTAATTGGTATATCAGTTTAAAAGAAGATGCTCAAAAAATAGAAGACATTATAGCAACTGTAGATAATTCTATTTCAATTTCTGGTGATTTATACGAAAACGCAGGTGCAAACATTGTACAACAACTTGCATATATGTTAGCACACGCCACAGAATACATTCATGTTTTTGGCGATAAAGTTGCTAGCAAATTACATTTCGAAATTTCCGTTGGTACAAACTATTTTCATGAAATTGCTAAACTTAGAGCATTTAAACTTCTATGGAAATCGTTATTAACTCAATTTAAATTAGAGGAAAAAGAAGCTCATATTTTTGCAAAACCAACTTTACGAAACAAAACAATTTACGATTACAATGTAAATATGCTTAGAACAACTTCTGAGTGTATGAGTGCTATTTTAGGTGGTGCAACTACAATTTCTAATGTTTCTTATGATGAAATTTTTGCTGTTAAAAATGAATTCGGAGAACGAGTTTCTAGAAATCAATTGTTAATTCTTAAAGAAGAAAGTGGTTTTGAAAACGCTAATGATTTTGCTAACGGAAGTTACTATATCGATTCTTTAACAGAACAAATGGCAGAAAAAGCCTTGGCTATTTTTAAACAAATAGAAAAAGGTGGTGGATTTTTAAAACAATTAAAAGAAGGTGTTATCCAAAGAAAGTTAAAAGAAAGCGCTTCTAAAGAAGAAACTCAATTTTTAAATAATGAATTGATTTTATTAGGAACTAATTTGCAACCAAATAAAGACAATTTAATGCATGATAAACTAGTTTTAGATCCTTTTTTAAAACAACGAAATATCAAAACTTTATTTCCGCCAATTAATAGAAAAAGGCTTTCAGAAAAACTAGAACAACAAAGACTTAAAGAAGAAAAAGAAGGTGAATAA
- the scpA gene encoding methylmalonyl-CoA mutase, with the protein MSRKSVENISLLKDNNLKEKSFKHENFVAGIAPNLRGPYSTMYVRRPWTIRQYAGFSTAEESNAFYRRNLKAGQKGLSVAFDLATHRGYDSDHERVQGDVGKAGVAIDSVEDMKVLFDQIPLDKMSVSMTMNGAVLPILAFYIVAAEEQGVSLDKLSGTIQNDILKEFMVRNTYIYPPSPSMKIIADIFKYTSNNMPKFNSISISGYHMQEAGATAEIELAYTLADGLEYIRKGIDAGMDIDLFAPRLSFFWAIGMDHFTEIAKLRAARMLWAKIVKQFNPKNPKSLALRTHCQTSGWSLTEQDPFNNVARTTIEAMAAAFGGTQSLHTNALDEAIALPTDFSARIARNTQIYLQQETHITKTVDPWAGSYYVEELTEEIANKAWALIQEVEELGGMTKAIEKGIPKMRIEEAAAKKQAKIDSGQDVIVGVNKYKLAQEDPLHILEVDNEAVRNSQIERLNKLKTDRNNDAVKSSLSDLTSAAKSGNENLLDLAVKAAKNRATLGEISDALEEEFGRHKAVHKTISGVYSKEIKEDKVFKEAKELADKFAELEGRRPRIMIAKLGQDGHDRGAKVVATGYADLGFDVDIGPLFQTPKEATKQAVENDVHILGISSLAAGHKTLVPQVIAELKAYEREDIMVIVGGVIPAQDYQYLFDAGAVGVFGPGTKIAQAAIDMLTILIDSISE; encoded by the coding sequence ATGAGTAGAAAATCTGTAGAAAATATATCATTATTAAAAGATAATAATCTTAAAGAGAAAAGTTTTAAACACGAAAACTTTGTAGCTGGTATTGCACCAAATTTAAGAGGTCCTTATTCTACAATGTACGTTAGAAGACCCTGGACAATTAGACAATACGCAGGGTTTTCTACTGCAGAAGAAAGCAATGCATTTTATAGAAGAAATCTAAAAGCAGGTCAAAAAGGATTGTCTGTTGCATTTGATTTGGCAACTCACAGAGGCTATGATTCAGATCACGAACGAGTTCAAGGAGACGTGGGTAAAGCTGGTGTTGCAATTGACTCTGTAGAAGACATGAAAGTTTTATTCGATCAGATTCCATTAGATAAGATGTCTGTTTCTATGACTATGAATGGTGCTGTATTACCAATTTTAGCATTTTATATTGTCGCTGCAGAAGAACAAGGAGTTTCGTTAGACAAACTCTCTGGAACAATCCAGAATGATATTTTAAAGGAGTTTATGGTAAGAAATACCTACATCTACCCTCCTTCTCCATCCATGAAAATTATTGCTGATATTTTTAAATACACCAGTAATAATATGCCAAAATTTAATTCTATTTCTATTTCTGGTTATCACATGCAAGAAGCCGGTGCAACTGCAGAAATTGAATTGGCTTATACATTAGCAGATGGTTTAGAATATATTAGAAAAGGAATTGATGCTGGTATGGATATTGATTTATTTGCACCAAGATTATCTTTCTTTTGGGCTATTGGCATGGATCATTTTACAGAAATAGCTAAATTAAGAGCAGCTAGAATGTTGTGGGCAAAAATTGTAAAACAATTCAATCCTAAAAATCCAAAATCTTTAGCATTAAGAACTCATTGCCAAACAAGTGGTTGGTCTTTAACAGAACAAGATCCTTTTAACAATGTTGCTAGAACTACCATAGAGGCTATGGCTGCAGCATTTGGAGGCACACAAAGTTTACATACAAATGCTTTGGATGAAGCCATTGCTTTACCAACAGATTTTTCTGCTAGAATTGCTAGAAATACTCAAATATACCTTCAGCAAGAAACTCATATTACTAAAACAGTAGATCCTTGGGCAGGTAGTTATTACGTAGAAGAGTTAACCGAAGAAATAGCAAACAAAGCTTGGGCACTTATACAAGAAGTAGAAGAACTAGGCGGAATGACAAAAGCTATTGAAAAAGGAATTCCGAAAATGAGGATTGAAGAAGCTGCTGCAAAAAAGCAAGCTAAGATAGATAGCGGACAAGATGTAATTGTTGGGGTAAACAAGTACAAGTTAGCGCAAGAAGATCCTCTGCATATTTTAGAGGTAGATAATGAAGCTGTTCGTAACTCTCAAATAGAAAGATTAAATAAACTAAAAACAGATAGAAATAATGATGCCGTTAAATCTTCGCTTTCAGATTTAACAAGTGCTGCAAAATCTGGTAACGAAAACTTATTAGATTTAGCGGTAAAGGCTGCTAAAAACAGAGCTACTTTAGGTGAAATATCTGATGCTTTAGAAGAAGAATTCGGAAGACATAAAGCAGTTCATAAAACAATTTCTGGTGTGTATAGTAAAGAAATTAAAGAAGACAAAGTATTTAAAGAAGCTAAAGAGTTAGCAGATAAATTTGCAGAACTAGAAGGCAGAAGACCAAGAATAATGATTGCTAAATTGGGGCAAGATGGCCACGATAGAGGAGCAAAAGTTGTTGCTACTGGTTATGCAGATTTAGGTTTTGATGTAGATATTGGTCCTTTATTTCAAACACCAAAAGAGGCAACTAAACAAGCTGTAGAAAATGATGTACATATTTTAGGAATATCTTCTTTGGCAGCAGGACACAAAACTTTGGTGCCGCAAGTAATTGCAGAATTAAAAGCATATGAAAGAGAAGATATAATGGTAATTGTTGGTGGTGTTATTCCTGCACAAGATTATCAATATTTATTTGATGCAGGCGCTGTTGGGGTTTTTGGCCCAGGAACTAAAATTGCACAAGCAGCAATAGATATGTTAACCATATTAATAGATAGTATTTCTGAATAA
- a CDS encoding GH3 family domain-containing protein produces MAILGNIIKGIISLTDTLSTETNHIENQKEILNKLLETAKETQFGKHYNFEEILNSDNTQEAFRKEVPYFDYNSLHKNWWYKIHEGEEDVTWTGSPSYFALSSGTTGKTSKRIPVTDDMISAIRSSGIKQVTSLNNFELPADFFEKDIMMLGSSTDLAEKDDHLEGEISGISASNIPFWFKGYYKPGEEIAKIEDWDERVNHIAENAKSWDIGALSGIPAWIELMLQKVIEHHNLENIHEIWPNLKVYTSGGVAFGPYEKSFKALLGKPVTVIDTYLASEGYIATQTRPETDAMQLNTENGIYFEFVPMNPDYINEDGSLKQNAPSVSLDNVVLNQDYILIISTVSGAWRYLIGDTIEFKDVEKAEIKITGRTKFFLNTVGSQLSVNKMDDAIQYLEEKFATQITEYTICAKRFEDGEFYHSWYLGTELKEDNSKIVDELDNYLKGANKNYKVARSKALKGVKVNIIPVEKFYDWNDNNKKKGGQVKMERVMKESKFAEWERFVNNNDLK; encoded by the coding sequence ATGGCTATTTTAGGAAATATTATTAAAGGAATTATCAGTTTAACTGATACACTTTCTACCGAAACAAATCATATAGAAAATCAGAAAGAAATATTAAATAAATTATTAGAAACTGCTAAAGAAACACAATTTGGAAAGCATTATAATTTTGAAGAAATTTTAAATTCTGATAATACTCAAGAAGCATTTCGTAAAGAAGTACCTTATTTTGATTACAATTCTTTACATAAAAATTGGTGGTATAAAATTCATGAAGGTGAAGAAGATGTAACTTGGACAGGTTCACCCTCCTATTTTGCATTAAGCTCTGGTACAACAGGTAAAACAAGTAAGAGAATTCCTGTAACCGATGATATGATTTCTGCTATTAGAAGCTCTGGAATAAAACAAGTTACCTCTCTTAACAACTTCGAATTACCCGCAGATTTTTTCGAAAAAGACATTATGATGTTAGGTAGTTCTACAGATTTAGCTGAAAAGGACGATCATTTAGAAGGAGAAATTAGCGGAATTAGTGCAAGTAATATTCCGTTTTGGTTTAAAGGATATTATAAACCCGGAGAAGAAATTGCTAAAATAGAAGACTGGGACGAGCGTGTAAATCATATAGCAGAAAATGCAAAATCTTGGGATATTGGCGCTTTAAGTGGTATTCCGGCATGGATTGAATTAATGTTACAAAAAGTGATCGAACATCATAATTTAGAAAATATTCATGAAATATGGCCAAACTTAAAGGTTTACACATCAGGAGGTGTTGCTTTTGGTCCTTATGAGAAAAGTTTTAAAGCATTATTAGGAAAACCGGTAACTGTAATTGATACATATTTAGCATCCGAAGGTTATATTGCAACACAAACAAGACCAGAAACAGATGCAATGCAATTAAATACAGAAAATGGTATTTATTTTGAATTTGTGCCTATGAATCCTGATTATATAAACGAAGATGGTTCTTTAAAGCAAAATGCACCTTCGGTTAGTTTAGATAATGTAGTTTTAAATCAAGATTATATCTTAATAATTAGCACCGTTAGTGGCGCTTGGCGATATTTAATTGGTGATACAATCGAATTTAAAGATGTAGAAAAAGCTGAAATTAAAATTACGGGTAGAACAAAATTCTTTTTAAATACAGTAGGTTCTCAATTATCTGTTAATAAAATGGATGATGCTATTCAATATTTAGAAGAAAAATTTGCTACTCAAATAACCGAATATACTATTTGTGCAAAAAGATTTGAAGATGGCGAGTTTTATCATTCTTGGTATTTAGGAACAGAATTGAAAGAAGATAATTCTAAAATTGTTGATGAATTAGATAACTATTTAAAAGGAGCTAATAAAAATTACAAAGTAGCTAGAAGCAAAGCTTTAAAAGGAGTTAAAGTAAACATCATTCCGGTAGAAAAATTTTATGACTGGAATGATAACAATAAGAAGAAAGGCGGACAAGTAAAGATGGAACGCGTTATGAAAGAATCTAAATTTGCAGAATGGGAACGTTTTGTAAATAACAACGATCTTAAATAA
- a CDS encoding NAD-dependent succinate-semialdehyde dehydrogenase, whose product METITTINPATEKKIKTYKRDSKEEALNKVEIANKAYLNWKNTSFEERSKLMHKLADIFDKKKNEYANLATEEMGKIISQSKKEIEKCALVCRYYADNIEELLADKIIETEAKKSYVTYQPLGVTLAVMPWNFPFYQVIRFAAPALMTGNTAVLKHASNVQGCAYALEDAFKEAGFPSGTFTNLNVTSKLIKPIIEDKNIVAVTLTGSEPAGRSVAKIAGENLKKTVLELGGSDAYIVLDDADLEKATDLATFGRLQNNGQTCIAAKRFIVLEGIYDDFLKLFTKKMQNAKLGNPTDEDAYFGPMARIDLRNEIHEQVEKTIKQGGKLVLGGKIPDRVGAFYPATILSELKPGMTAFDEELFGPVASVIKAKDEDEAIALANNSTFGLGSGVLTGNSERGEKIALQLEAGNSFVNKLVASDPRMPFGGIKNSGYGRELSSYGIKEFVNTKSIWID is encoded by the coding sequence ATGGAAACAATTACAACTATTAATCCGGCAACGGAAAAAAAAATAAAAACATACAAAAGAGATTCTAAAGAAGAAGCATTAAATAAAGTTGAAATAGCAAATAAAGCCTATTTAAATTGGAAAAACACTTCGTTCGAAGAACGCTCTAAATTAATGCATAAACTTGCAGATATTTTTGATAAAAAAAAGAACGAATATGCAAATTTAGCAACAGAAGAAATGGGAAAAATAATTTCTCAATCTAAAAAAGAAATTGAAAAATGTGCTTTAGTTTGTAGATATTATGCAGATAACATTGAAGAATTATTAGCAGATAAAATTATAGAAACAGAAGCTAAAAAAAGCTACGTTACATATCAACCATTAGGTGTAACTTTGGCTGTAATGCCATGGAATTTTCCGTTTTACCAAGTAATTAGATTTGCAGCACCTGCTTTAATGACTGGTAATACAGCTGTTTTAAAACACGCATCTAATGTACAAGGTTGCGCATATGCTTTAGAAGATGCGTTTAAAGAAGCTGGTTTTCCTAGTGGAACTTTTACCAATTTAAATGTAACCTCAAAATTAATTAAACCAATTATAGAAGATAAAAATATTGTTGCAGTAACGCTAACTGGTAGTGAACCTGCAGGAAGATCTGTTGCAAAAATTGCGGGAGAAAATTTAAAGAAAACCGTATTAGAATTGGGCGGTAGCGATGCTTACATTGTTTTAGATGATGCCGATTTAGAAAAAGCTACAGATTTAGCTACTTTTGGTAGATTACAAAACAACGGGCAAACTTGTATTGCTGCTAAACGTTTTATAGTTTTAGAAGGTATTTATGATGATTTTCTAAAATTATTTACTAAGAAAATGCAAAATGCAAAATTAGGCAATCCTACAGACGAAGATGCCTATTTCGGACCAATGGCAAGAATTGATTTAAGAAATGAAATTCATGAACAAGTAGAAAAAACGATAAAACAAGGTGGGAAATTAGTTTTAGGAGGAAAAATTCCTGATCGTGTTGGTGCTTTTTATCCTGCTACAATTTTATCAGAATTAAAACCAGGAATGACTGCCTTTGATGAAGAACTTTTTGGACCCGTTGCTTCTGTTATTAAAGCTAAAGATGAAGACGAGGCTATAGCATTGGCAAACAACTCTACTTTTGGTTTAGGCTCTGGTGTCTTAACAGGAAATTCTGAAAGAGGTGAAAAAATTGCACTACAATTAGAAGCCGGAAATAGTTTTGTTAATAAACTAGTAGCTTCTGACCCTAGAATGCCGTTTGGCGGAATTAAAAATAGTGGTTACGGAAGAGAACTTTCTAGTTATGGAATTAAAGAGTTTGTAAACACAAAATCTATTTGGATTGACTAA